A stretch of the Capsicum annuum cultivar UCD-10X-F1 chromosome 10, UCD10Xv1.1, whole genome shotgun sequence genome encodes the following:
- the LOC107863941 gene encoding uncharacterized protein LOC107863941 yields the protein MFFVARFLKYKMIESKSVVSQVQELQVIIHDLLAEGLIVNETFQVAAIIEKLPPILKNFKNYLKHKRKEMSVEDLIVKLRGKKVKRKFFNEWSKYCRR from the exons ATgttcttcgttgcaagattcctgAAATATAAGATGATAGAAAGCAAGTCTGTTGTTtcccaagtgcaggaactgcaagtgatcatccatgatctccttgcggaag gtttgatcgtgaatgaaacatttcaagtagcagcaataatagagaagctaccacctatcttgaagaacttcaagaactatttgaaacacaaacgtaAGGAGATGTCTGTCGAAGATTTAATCGTAAAATTGCgtggaaagaaggtcaagagaAAATTCTTCAATGaatggagcaaatattgtagaaggtga